A genomic region of Deinococcus sp. KSM4-11 contains the following coding sequences:
- the ftsY gene encoding signal recognition particle-docking protein FtsY, with protein MSWLERLRDGLSKTRKQINDTAGFLGQDVRDVVTNRLDTIEDLEYALIAADVGRAATEEILEDVRRSEGKNLQDALMDALTLQLEPDARRAEFRKLGFAPDARRKTVDPKGHVVMVIGVNGVGKTTTIAKLGQYYMTRGKSVMFAAGDTFRAAAGAQLGEWGTRLGVPVVQGQDGGDPAAVAFDAATARASRGTDLLFIDTAGRLHTKHNLMEELKKVRRVIDKADPGEPTEVWLVLDAVTGQNGLQQAKKFHESTPLTGVVVTKLDGTAKGGILVPIVRELGVPIKFIGVGEQAGDLQPFDSQEFVRALFDVNIPKS; from the coding sequence GTGAGCTGGCTCGAACGCCTGCGCGACGGCCTGAGCAAGACCCGCAAGCAGATCAACGACACCGCCGGGTTCCTCGGACAGGATGTCCGGGATGTCGTTACGAACCGCCTGGATACCATCGAGGATCTGGAATACGCCCTGATCGCTGCCGACGTGGGCCGCGCCGCCACCGAGGAGATTCTCGAGGACGTGCGCCGCAGCGAGGGCAAGAACCTCCAGGACGCCCTGATGGACGCCCTGACCCTGCAACTGGAACCCGACGCCCGCCGCGCCGAGTTCCGCAAGCTGGGCTTCGCCCCGGACGCCCGCCGCAAGACCGTTGATCCGAAGGGGCACGTGGTCATGGTCATCGGCGTGAATGGTGTGGGCAAGACCACGACCATCGCCAAGCTCGGTCAGTACTACATGACGCGCGGCAAGAGCGTCATGTTCGCGGCCGGCGACACCTTCCGCGCCGCGGCCGGAGCCCAGTTAGGCGAGTGGGGCACCCGCCTGGGCGTGCCCGTCGTGCAGGGCCAGGATGGCGGCGACCCGGCGGCCGTGGCCTTCGACGCCGCCACGGCCCGCGCTTCACGCGGCACCGACCTGCTGTTCATAGATACCGCCGGGCGCCTGCACACCAAGCACAACCTGATGGAGGAGCTCAAGAAGGTTCGCCGCGTGATAGACAAGGCCGACCCCGGCGAACCGACCGAGGTGTGGCTGGTGCTGGACGCCGTGACCGGACAGAACGGACTCCAACAGGCCAAGAAATTCCACGAGAGCACGCCACTGACCGGCGTGGTCGTCACGAAACTCGACGGCACGGCCAAGGGCGGCATTCTGGTGCCCATCGTGCGGGAACTGGGCGTGCCCATCAAATTCATCGGCGTGGGTGAACAGGCCGGGGACCTGCAACCCTTCGACAGCCAGGAATTCGTGCGCGCCCTGTTCGACGTGAACATTCCGAAAAGCTGA
- a CDS encoding ROK family protein, which produces MSGALLALDLGGTSMRAALIEDGQVTTRVQAATPKPSTPDAVIDAALVLAAPLAAQASALGVACAGAVAAGRVTATATHTFPGWVDIPLADRLSAGLGRPCRVLNDARAATWGEAQAGAGRGSSEFMFVTISTGVGAGLILGGRLHLAGNGLDAELGFVTVPAAWRAGTPVPLLGELGALEFESSGTALGGQAAQMGFTDARALCDAAEDGDAEADAVYSRSAALIAWKCADVAALLGITRVALGGSVGLRDGYLERVRAALTHFPQWYRPEIVHAQLGADAGLIGAALWAGTAAESGSR; this is translated from the coding sequence ATGAGCGGCGCGCTGCTGGCCCTCGATCTGGGGGGCACGTCCATGCGGGCCGCGCTGATCGAGGACGGTCAGGTCACGACGCGGGTGCAGGCGGCCACCCCCAAACCCTCGACGCCGGACGCGGTGATCGACGCGGCCCTCGTGCTCGCGGCCCCCCTGGCGGCGCAGGCGTCCGCGCTGGGGGTGGCGTGTGCGGGGGCAGTGGCCGCCGGCCGGGTCACCGCGACGGCCACGCACACCTTCCCCGGCTGGGTGGATATTCCCCTGGCGGATCGCCTGAGCGCCGGGCTGGGCCGGCCGTGCCGGGTGCTGAACGACGCGCGGGCGGCCACGTGGGGCGAGGCGCAGGCCGGGGCAGGGCGCGGTTCCTCCGAGTTCATGTTCGTGACGATCAGCACCGGGGTCGGCGCGGGCCTGATCCTGGGCGGACGCCTTCATCTGGCCGGGAACGGCCTGGACGCCGAACTGGGGTTCGTGACGGTGCCCGCCGCGTGGCGAGCGGGCACGCCGGTGCCGCTGCTGGGTGAGCTGGGCGCGCTGGAGTTCGAGTCGAGCGGCACGGCGCTGGGCGGTCAGGCCGCGCAGATGGGCTTCACGGATGCCCGCGCCCTGTGCGACGCCGCCGAAGACGGCGATGCGGAAGCCGACGCCGTTTACTCCCGATCTGCGGCGCTGATCGCGTGGAAATGTGCGGATGTGGCCGCCCTGCTGGGCATCACGCGGGTGGCGCTGGGCGGCAGCGTGGGCCTGCGTGACGGGTACCTGGAACGGGTGCGCGCGGCCCTGACGCACTTTCCGCAGTGGTACCGGCCGGAGATCGTACACGCGCAACTGGGCGCCGACGCGGGGCTGATCGGCGCAGCGTTGTGGGCGGGAACAGCGGCGGAGTCAGGGAGCCGGTGA
- a CDS encoding L-glutamate gamma-semialdehyde dehydrogenase, which translates to MTDTLTAGLLPFEHEPYHRYSDPAVADAQRAAFRIVREQYVGRTFPLIVAGQEAQGSGITDVHNPADTREIVWRFQNATPDQLEQAIRAATAAFQDWRYSDPLQRASIFKRAADLLRARRLEFNAVMTLENGKNWIEADGEVAESVDHFEVFARETLRWAQGKAVYPMPDEHVTMDYEPLGVVACISPWNFPSAIPLGMALGAIAAGNTVIWKPAPETPLSSYLMVELLFEAGLPRNVIQFLTGTNDVLGDPLVDHPDVRMIAFTGSKAVGCRIYERAARVQPGQKWLKRVIAEMGGKDPTVVCADADVDAAALGIVQAAFGYSGQKCSACSRVIAEDSIHDELLEKVTALTRTLRGGRPEDNADLGPVIHERSAARIMELLADGQGSTRLVLGGDRPDTGDSTGGYVSPTILADVAPGDPLFQQEIFGPVLTFTRADSWEHAIDLANDSEYGLTASFYSRDPAKLAAARQRMHVGNLYINRKCTGALSGTHAFGGYGMSGTNAKVGGPDYLFWFLQTKTVAQRY; encoded by the coding sequence ATGACGGACACCCTGACAGCCGGTCTGCTGCCCTTCGAGCACGAGCCGTATCACCGCTACTCCGACCCCGCTGTGGCCGACGCGCAGCGCGCCGCGTTCCGGATCGTGCGCGAGCAGTACGTGGGCCGCACCTTCCCCCTGATCGTGGCCGGGCAGGAGGCCCAGGGCAGCGGCATCACCGACGTTCACAATCCCGCCGATACCCGCGAGATCGTGTGGCGCTTCCAGAACGCCACGCCCGATCAGCTGGAGCAGGCCATCCGAGCCGCGACGGCCGCGTTCCAGGACTGGCGCTACAGTGATCCTCTGCAACGCGCGAGCATCTTCAAACGGGCGGCCGACCTGCTGCGCGCCCGTCGGCTGGAGTTCAACGCCGTGATGACCCTGGAGAACGGCAAGAACTGGATCGAGGCGGACGGCGAGGTCGCCGAATCCGTCGATCACTTCGAAGTGTTTGCCCGCGAGACGCTGCGCTGGGCCCAGGGCAAGGCCGTATACCCCATGCCGGACGAGCACGTCACGATGGACTACGAGCCGCTGGGCGTGGTCGCGTGCATCAGCCCGTGGAACTTCCCGAGCGCGATTCCACTGGGCATGGCGCTGGGCGCGATCGCCGCCGGAAACACCGTGATCTGGAAGCCCGCGCCGGAAACGCCCCTGTCGAGCTACCTGATGGTGGAACTACTGTTCGAGGCGGGCCTCCCCCGGAACGTGATCCAGTTCCTGACCGGCACGAACGACGTGCTGGGCGATCCGCTGGTCGACCACCCGGACGTCCGCATGATCGCCTTCACGGGCAGCAAGGCCGTCGGCTGCCGCATCTACGAACGGGCGGCGAGGGTGCAGCCCGGCCAGAAGTGGCTCAAGCGAGTGATCGCCGAGATGGGCGGCAAGGATCCCACCGTGGTCTGCGCCGACGCGGATGTGGACGCCGCCGCGCTGGGGATCGTGCAGGCGGCGTTCGGATACAGCGGCCAGAAGTGCTCGGCGTGCTCCCGCGTGATCGCCGAGGACAGCATTCACGACGAGCTGCTGGAGAAGGTCACGGCCCTGACGCGCACCCTGAGGGGCGGGCGGCCGGAAGACAACGCCGATCTCGGGCCGGTCATTCACGAACGCAGCGCCGCGCGGATCATGGAGCTGCTGGCCGACGGTCAGGGCAGCACGCGACTGGTGCTCGGCGGCGACCGGCCGGACACGGGGGATAGCACGGGCGGGTACGTCTCCCCCACGATCCTGGCGGACGTCGCGCCGGGCGATCCGCTGTTCCAGCAGGAGATCTTCGGGCCGGTGCTGACCTTCACGCGGGCCGACTCGTGGGAGCACGCCATCGACCTGGCGAACGACAGCGAGTACGGCCTGACCGCGTCGTTCTACAGCCGCGACCCTGCCAAACTCGCGGCCGCCCGCCAGCGGATGCACGTGGGAAACCTGTACATCAACCGCAAATGCACGGGTGCCCTCTCGGGCACGCACGCCTTCGGCGGCTACGGCATGAGCGGCACGAACGCCAAGGTGGGCGGCCCGGATTACCTGTTCTGGTTCCTCCAGACGAAAACGGTCGCCCAGCGGTACTGA
- a CDS encoding DUF4180 domain-containing protein encodes MMNTGASRQIATARDLNLPVLTWAEVNTVVGAALGVHGLILTEADVAPEFFDLRSGLAGEVFQKFTNYRVHVVLVIPEAAAYGERFVELAYEHRHHPLIRFVATEPEARAWLDTLP; translated from the coding sequence ATGATGAACACGGGCGCCTCCCGGCAGATCGCCACGGCCCGCGACCTGAACCTGCCGGTTCTCACCTGGGCGGAGGTGAACACGGTGGTCGGCGCGGCCCTCGGCGTGCACGGCCTGATCCTGACGGAAGCGGACGTCGCGCCCGAGTTCTTCGACCTTCGAAGCGGCCTGGCCGGCGAGGTGTTCCAGAAGTTCACGAATTACCGCGTGCACGTGGTTCTCGTGATTCCGGAGGCCGCCGCGTACGGAGAGCGCTTCGTGGAACTGGCCTATGAACACCGTCACCATCCGCTGATCCGCTTCGTGGCCACCGAGCCCGAGGCCCGCGCGTGGCTGGACACCCTGCCATGA
- a CDS encoding Crp/Fnr family transcriptional regulator, translating to MLPGAFGALPADAQSHLLSAGRAGRWSRGGLLFHPEDAAETLFLLTRGAVRLYRLGSGAREVTLDVHGPGDLLGVSSLTPGASYGMYAEAMDEAEALLLGQDVLARVRQSQPSVAVALGEQLTRQTRGVQERLSGLVFLEVSQRLALALLNLAEREGGWPPGGTLALKDRVSHQDLAHVVGSTRETITKLLGDFRTRGLLDIGYRRIVLTDRDGLTRAMQEPLR from the coding sequence ATGTTGCCCGGAGCGTTTGGTGCCTTGCCTGCAGACGCGCAGTCGCACCTGCTGAGTGCGGGACGTGCGGGCCGCTGGTCGCGGGGTGGCCTGCTGTTCCACCCGGAGGACGCCGCCGAGACCCTGTTCCTGCTCACGCGCGGGGCCGTGCGGCTGTACCGGCTAGGCAGCGGGGCGCGCGAGGTCACGCTCGACGTGCACGGGCCGGGCGACCTGCTCGGCGTGAGCAGCCTCACACCGGGCGCATCGTACGGCATGTACGCCGAGGCGATGGACGAGGCCGAGGCGCTGCTGCTCGGGCAAGACGTCTTGGCCCGTGTGCGACAGTCGCAGCCGTCCGTGGCGGTCGCGCTGGGTGAACAGCTCACGCGGCAGACGCGCGGCGTGCAGGAGCGGCTGTCCGGCCTGGTGTTCCTGGAAGTGTCGCAGCGCCTGGCCCTGGCCCTGCTGAACCTCGCGGAACGCGAGGGCGGGTGGCCGCCGGGCGGCACGCTGGCCCTGAAAGACCGTGTCTCCCACCAGGATCTGGCGCACGTGGTGGGCAGCACGCGGGAAACGATCACGAAACTGCTGGGGGACTTTCGGACGCGCGGCCTGCTGGACATCGGCTACCGCCGGATCGTCCTGACGGACAGAGACGGCCTCACGCGGGCCATGCAGGAACCGCTGCGCTGA
- a CDS encoding glutaredoxin family protein — MGLPELTLYTRVGCHLCELAVEHLRALEFAYRPVDVDMDADLKARYGDDVPVLALGDRVLARGVLGRSRLGMVKLTLLRDRRGHGTDTVDA, encoded by the coding sequence ATGGGCCTGCCGGAACTGACGCTGTACACCCGCGTGGGCTGCCACCTGTGCGAACTGGCGGTGGAGCACCTGCGGGCGCTGGAGTTTGCGTATCGTCCGGTCGATGTCGATATGGACGCTGACCTGAAAGCCCGGTACGGGGACGACGTGCCCGTCCTGGCCCTGGGCGACCGCGTGCTGGCCAGGGGCGTGCTGGGCCGCAGCCGGCTGGGCATGGTGAAGCTGACCCTGTTGCGCGACCGGCGGGGCCACGGAACGGACACCGTTGACGCTTAG
- the bshC gene encoding bacillithiol biosynthesis cysteine-adding enzyme BshC codes for MAGRLDGFFRLMPGDLAGAAASLRPDIDREALVAALRAYHTDLGTLDRGVEALLAQLAHPASRVVVTGQQAGALTGPAYSVHKGADAALLARQLTTEDAPVVAVYWIASQDHDAAEVASTTLLDLSERLHHLTFDLPEGRPVGRLPWTADYTAQALALLDTFDAPPEHRERVRTRCRAAMDAGGSYADVFARLIHGLLGGAGLLVLDPLHPALARLMAPALARELRDPLTSSLRIEAAAMRLEQGGFVPQLRRPAGATNIFVEEADGHRRLLRVDGRDLRTDTHAYTLEELLALLDDDPTRLTPAAGLRPVVQDTLLPTLAFVVGPGEIAYGAQLRDVYPLHGLEQPLLWPRLSVTWLEPNVARLLERLNATAAQVQADPEGVLGRSLAGERGAASVSRETLATLEAQFRQLSGEIAALDPTLVGAVERTRTRTLARVERLQTLGVRALARQEDDRSGQLTRLKAHLLPGGVPQEREMNFLTYLLKHGDTPLDMLLALPAGFRGELRIP; via the coding sequence ATGGCGGGCAGACTGGACGGATTCTTCCGCCTGATGCCCGGCGATCTGGCGGGCGCGGCGGCTTCGCTGCGGCCGGACATCGACCGGGAAGCCCTGGTGGCCGCCCTGCGCGCCTATCACACGGATCTCGGCACGCTGGACAGGGGGGTCGAGGCGCTCCTGGCGCAGCTGGCGCACCCGGCGTCACGGGTGGTCGTGACCGGTCAGCAGGCGGGCGCCCTCACGGGCCCGGCCTACTCGGTACACAAGGGGGCCGATGCCGCCCTGCTGGCCCGGCAGCTGACCACCGAGGACGCGCCCGTCGTGGCCGTGTACTGGATCGCCAGCCAGGACCACGATGCGGCCGAGGTGGCGTCCACCACGCTGCTCGACCTGTCGGAGCGGCTCCACCACCTGACCTTCGATCTGCCGGAAGGGCGTCCGGTGGGCCGCCTGCCCTGGACGGCCGACTACACCGCGCAGGCGCTGGCCCTGCTGGACACCTTCGACGCGCCCCCGGAGCACAGGGAGCGGGTGCGGACCCGGTGCCGCGCTGCCATGGACGCCGGCGGCAGTTACGCGGACGTGTTTGCCCGGCTGATTCACGGGCTGCTGGGCGGCGCGGGCCTGCTGGTGCTTGATCCGCTCCACCCGGCCCTGGCCCGCCTGATGGCCCCCGCCCTAGCCCGCGAACTGCGCGATCCACTGACCTCCTCGCTGCGGATCGAGGCGGCAGCCATGCGGCTGGAGCAGGGCGGCTTCGTGCCGCAACTGCGCCGCCCGGCCGGCGCGACGAATATCTTCGTTGAGGAGGCCGATGGGCACCGGCGCCTGCTGCGGGTGGATGGCCGCGACCTTCGCACGGACACCCACGCGTACACGCTGGAGGAGCTGCTCGCCCTGCTGGACGACGATCCCACGCGCCTGACCCCGGCAGCGGGATTGCGGCCCGTGGTACAGGACACGCTGTTGCCCACCCTGGCCTTCGTGGTTGGGCCGGGCGAGATCGCCTACGGCGCGCAGCTCCGGGACGTCTACCCGCTGCACGGCCTTGAACAGCCGCTGCTGTGGCCGCGCCTGAGCGTGACGTGGCTCGAACCGAACGTGGCCCGGCTGCTGGAACGCCTGAACGCCACGGCCGCGCAGGTGCAGGCCGATCCGGAAGGCGTGCTGGGACGCTCGCTGGCCGGGGAACGCGGCGCCGCCTCCGTGTCGCGCGAAACCCTCGCCACCCTGGAAGCACAGTTCCGGCAGCTGAGCGGCGAAATTGCGGCGCTCGATCCGACCCTGGTGGGCGCGGTCGAGCGGACGCGCACCCGCACCCTGGCCCGCGTCGAGCGCCTGCAGACCCTCGGCGTGCGCGCCCTGGCCCGCCAGGAAGATGACCGCAGCGGCCAGCTCACCCGCCTCAAAGCACATCTGCTCCCAGGGGGCGTGCCACAGGAACGCGAGATGAACTTCCTGACCTACCTGCTCAAGCACGGTGACACGCCGCTGGACATGCTGCTGGCGCTGCCAGCCGGGTTCCGGGGTGAGCTGAGGATTCCCTAG
- a CDS encoding DinB family protein, with protein sequence MTDTPPPDDRTTRAQLALARLLPKLFRGGQAFVGVEASLSGLTDEQAATRPAGLPHSVAELVAHVNWWNRWMLDIIEMGTAQPYPKRAADTWPEMGAGDWGRVRTEFYDLLARVDTHAARPDLANPVNHEETIGELLADFALHTAHHFGQIVTVRQALGAWPPPGGGDTW encoded by the coding sequence ATGACCGACACGCCCCCCCCTGACGACCGCACGACCCGCGCCCAGTTGGCCCTCGCGCGCCTGCTGCCCAAACTCTTCCGGGGCGGACAGGCCTTCGTGGGCGTCGAGGCGTCGCTGAGCGGCCTGACGGACGAGCAGGCGGCCACCCGCCCGGCGGGGCTGCCGCACTCGGTGGCCGAACTGGTGGCGCACGTGAACTGGTGGAACCGCTGGATGCTGGACATTATCGAGATGGGCACCGCCCAGCCGTATCCGAAGCGCGCCGCCGATACCTGGCCCGAGATGGGCGCAGGGGACTGGGGCCGCGTCCGCACGGAGTTCTACGACCTGCTGGCCCGCGTGGACACGCACGCCGCCCGGCCCGACCTGGCCAACCCCGTGAACCACGAGGAAACCATCGGGGAACTCCTCGCGGACTTCGCGCTGCACACCGCCCACCACTTCGGGCAGATCGTCACGGTACGGCAGGCCCTCGGGGCATGGCCTCCCCCTGGCGGCGGCGACACGTGGTGA
- a CDS encoding aspartate aminotransferase family protein: MSNVFYRSTKSYPTAVRAEGVYLYDESGRRSLDGSSGALVANVGHGRAEVAEAMAAQARTLAFVHGSQFTSDVLEDYAARLTDFLNLPGGRFWAVSGGSEANESAIKLARQYHVERGEPERFKVVTRVPSYHGASLGALAASGMGARRELYAPLMREDAWPKMPRPDPSLSGEDDADRVRAVLEAAGPESVAAFMCEPVVGASDAALAPTSGYHSRIASICREYGVLFIADEVMSGMGRCGAPLAVRLGGDVMPDIVVLGKGLAAGYAPLAGLVASAHVYDTVMQGSGAFKHGFTYAGHPVSVAAGRSVLDIVQRDHLVQAAQERGTQLLSGLQDLKTRHPHVLDVRGHGLLLGVVLGDPATGQAFPRAGLAERVASAARARGLLTYPGSGAVDGTRGDHLLLGPPLSITADEVTELLELLDGALAATSS, from the coding sequence ATGTCCAACGTCTTTTACAGGAGCACCAAGTCCTATCCCACCGCCGTGCGCGCCGAGGGCGTGTATCTCTACGACGAATCCGGCCGGCGTTCCCTGGACGGATCGTCCGGGGCGCTGGTCGCGAACGTCGGTCACGGTCGCGCGGAGGTCGCGGAGGCGATGGCCGCGCAGGCCCGCACCCTGGCCTTCGTGCACGGCTCGCAGTTCACGAGCGACGTGCTGGAGGACTACGCAGCGCGGCTCACCGACTTCCTGAACCTGCCCGGAGGTCGCTTCTGGGCGGTATCTGGCGGCTCCGAGGCGAACGAGAGCGCCATCAAGCTGGCCCGGCAGTACCACGTGGAGCGGGGCGAGCCGGAACGGTTCAAGGTCGTGACCCGCGTGCCCAGTTACCACGGGGCGTCGCTGGGCGCGCTGGCCGCGTCCGGCATGGGCGCGCGGCGTGAACTCTACGCTCCGCTGATGCGTGAGGATGCGTGGCCGAAGATGCCCAGACCCGACCCGTCGCTGTCCGGTGAGGACGATGCCGACCGGGTGCGGGCGGTGCTGGAGGCAGCCGGGCCGGAGTCCGTGGCAGCGTTTATGTGCGAACCCGTGGTGGGGGCCTCAGACGCGGCGCTCGCTCCGACTTCCGGCTATCACTCGCGGATCGCGTCCATCTGCCGGGAGTATGGAGTGCTGTTCATCGCCGACGAGGTCATGAGCGGCATGGGCCGCTGCGGCGCGCCGCTGGCTGTAAGGCTGGGAGGCGACGTGATGCCGGACATCGTGGTGCTCGGCAAAGGCCTCGCGGCCGGGTACGCCCCGCTGGCGGGCCTGGTCGCCAGCGCCCACGTGTACGACACGGTCATGCAGGGCAGCGGGGCCTTCAAGCACGGCTTCACCTACGCGGGCCACCCGGTCAGCGTGGCGGCGGGCCGGAGCGTACTGGACATCGTGCAGCGCGACCATCTGGTGCAGGCGGCGCAGGAACGCGGCACCCAGCTCCTCAGCGGGCTTCAGGACTTAAAAACGCGGCATCCGCATGTGCTCGACGTGCGCGGACACGGCCTGCTGCTGGGCGTGGTTCTGGGCGATCCCGCCACCGGGCAGGCATTTCCCAGAGCAGGCCTAGCGGAACGGGTGGCGAGCGCCGCGCGGGCACGCGGCCTGCTGACCTACCCCGGATCCGGCGCGGTGGACGGCACGCGCGGCGACCACCTGCTGCTCGGGCCGCCGCTGAGCATCACGGCAGACGAAGTGACGGAGCTGCTGGAGCTACTCGATGGAGCGCTCGCGGCCACATCGTCCTGA
- a CDS encoding WecB/TagA/CpsF family glycosyltransferase, with amino-acid sequence MTAPSLPPRVSLFDLPLDPVTLDQALGQLGSWMFQEARDPHTVVTLNPEFIVQCQTQPDFVQAIQAADLVTADGVGIVWAARQLLNQDVPRAPGYDLVKGLMERHRGDLRVFFLGSRPGVAELAAQNAARDYGVQVAGTHHGYFDLPEDQRVAELVRESGAHLLLTAMGARRQETFNQYWRQVMGVPVMIGCGGVLDVLAGSAQLAPDWTRRLGVEWIWRVAGDRTRWGRAPRLFQFTQMVQAEKRRPR; translated from the coding sequence ATGACCGCACCCTCTCTGCCACCGCGCGTGTCGCTGTTCGACCTGCCCCTCGATCCCGTGACCCTCGATCAGGCCCTGGGCCAGCTGGGGTCATGGATGTTCCAGGAGGCACGCGACCCGCACACGGTCGTGACGCTGAACCCGGAATTCATCGTGCAGTGCCAGACCCAGCCGGATTTCGTGCAGGCCATCCAGGCGGCCGACCTGGTCACAGCGGACGGGGTGGGCATCGTCTGGGCCGCTCGGCAACTGCTGAACCAGGATGTCCCCCGTGCGCCCGGCTACGACCTCGTCAAGGGGCTCATGGAGCGTCACCGGGGCGACCTGCGCGTGTTCTTCCTCGGCTCCCGCCCCGGCGTCGCGGAACTCGCCGCGCAGAACGCCGCCCGCGACTACGGCGTTCAGGTCGCTGGCACGCACCACGGCTACTTCGACCTGCCCGAGGATCAGCGGGTCGCGGAACTCGTGCGGGAGAGCGGCGCGCACCTGCTGCTCACCGCCATGGGTGCCCGGCGCCAGGAGACCTTCAACCAGTACTGGCGGCAGGTCATGGGCGTGCCCGTCATGATCGGCTGTGGCGGCGTGCTGGACGTCCTGGCGGGCAGTGCCCAACTCGCCCCAGACTGGACGCGTCGCCTGGGCGTCGAGTGGATCTGGCGCGTGGCCGGCGACCGCACACGCTGGGGCCGCGCGCCGCGCCTGTTTCAGTTCACCCAGATGGTGCAGGCCGAGAAACGACGACCCAGATAA